One window of Salegentibacter sp. Hel_I_6 genomic DNA carries:
- the fsa gene encoding fructose-6-phosphate aldolase, which translates to MKFFIDTANLDQIREAQDLGVLDGVTTNPSLMAKEGITGKKNILQHYLDICEIVDGDVSAEVVATDFDGIVSEGEELAKLHKQIIVKVPMIKEGIKAIKYFSDKGIKTNCTLVFSAGQALLAAKAGATYVSPFLGRLDDISTDGLDLIADIRLIYDNYGFETEILAASIRHTMHVINCAKIGADVMTGPLSSIDGLLKHPLTDSGLAKFLEDAKSFNV; encoded by the coding sequence ATGAAATTTTTTATAGACACAGCAAATTTAGACCAGATTAGAGAAGCTCAGGACCTGGGCGTTTTAGATGGAGTAACCACTAATCCGTCTTTAATGGCAAAAGAAGGAATTACCGGGAAGAAAAATATTCTTCAGCATTACCTGGATATCTGCGAAATCGTAGACGGAGATGTTTCTGCCGAAGTTGTTGCCACCGATTTTGACGGAATTGTAAGTGAAGGTGAAGAACTGGCAAAATTACACAAGCAAATTATTGTAAAAGTTCCTATGATAAAAGAAGGTATAAAGGCTATTAAATACTTTTCAGATAAAGGAATTAAAACCAACTGTACACTCGTTTTTTCAGCCGGGCAGGCTTTACTTGCAGCAAAAGCTGGAGCAACGTATGTTTCACCTTTCCTGGGAAGATTGGACGATATTTCTACCGATGGGTTAGACCTGATAGCCGATATCCGACTTATTTATGATAATTACGGTTTTGAGACCGAGATCCTTGCAGCATCAATTCGCCATACCATGCACGTAATTAATTGTGCGAAAATAGGTGCCGATGTAATGACGGGCCCATTATCTTCGATAGATGGATTATTGAAACATCCACTTACCGATAGCGGACTTGCGAAATTTTTAGAAGATGCTAAATCATTTAATGTATAG
- a CDS encoding transketolase, with protein sequence MEIKKLEDFATQVRRDILRQVHKVNSGHPGGSLGCTEFFTALYQGGIMEHKPEFNMDGKDEDLFFLSNGHISPVFYSVLARSGYFPVDELNTFRLIDSRLQGHPTTHEGLPGIRVASGSLGQGMSVALGAAQAKKLNKDNHLVFSLHGDGELQEGQNWEAIMYAAGNKVDNLISTVDVNGQQIDGSTETVLPMGNLKAKFEAFGWDVMEIEDGNNMQQVIDGLNEAKTRTGKGKPVCVLMTTVMGNGVDFMMHTHAWHGKAPNDEQLETALSQNPETLGDY encoded by the coding sequence ATGGAAATTAAAAAATTAGAAGATTTTGCTACCCAGGTTCGCCGGGATATTTTAAGGCAGGTTCATAAAGTGAATTCGGGTCACCCCGGAGGTTCACTGGGTTGTACTGAATTTTTTACCGCTTTGTACCAGGGCGGAATTATGGAACACAAACCCGAGTTTAATATGGACGGGAAAGACGAGGACCTTTTCTTTCTTTCCAACGGTCATATTTCTCCTGTATTTTATAGCGTTTTAGCCCGTAGCGGTTATTTCCCTGTAGATGAATTAAATACTTTCCGTCTTATAGATTCCAGGTTACAGGGACACCCTACAACGCACGAAGGCCTACCGGGCATTCGCGTAGCCTCAGGTTCACTGGGCCAGGGAATGTCAGTTGCTCTTGGAGCAGCGCAAGCAAAAAAACTTAATAAGGATAATCATTTAGTATTCTCCCTTCACGGTGATGGTGAATTGCAGGAAGGCCAAAACTGGGAAGCTATTATGTATGCGGCCGGAAATAAGGTAGATAATCTTATTTCAACAGTAGACGTAAATGGCCAGCAAATTGACGGAAGTACAGAAACCGTGCTACCAATGGGTAACTTAAAAGCCAAATTTGAAGCTTTTGGTTGGGATGTGATGGAGATTGAAGATGGCAATAATATGCAACAGGTCATTGACGGTTTAAATGAAGCTAAAACCCGAACCGGAAAAGGAAAACCGGTTTGTGTGCTAATGACTACCGTTATGGGTAATGGTGTAGATTTTATGATGCATACTCACGCCTGGCACGGAAAAGCGCCTAATGATGAGCAATTAGAAACCGCGCTTTCTCAAAATCCTGAAACTTTAGGAGATTATTAA
- a CDS encoding sialate O-acetylesterase has product MKISNFKNIFLVLLITSVGNTFAQVKLPKLISDNAILQRGTELKLWGWASENEKVTLHFKENQFETTANKEGKWEILLPEQEAGGPYTMSFEASNTVDVKNVLFGDVYLCSGQSNMELPMSRLADTYSEEIKNADNSKIRQFEVPDEYEFSKENEDFSSGSWKEVNKENILEFSGVAYFFAKSIFKEKNVPVGLINSALGGSPVSAWMDKEALKEFPDFYDEHLKWANQDYIDSVSTAEQQAINNWYGELDKKDTGLKEEWFKSEVDKSSWKEVEVPGFVSEEDRSDSAGVAWFSKKVNISQLPDSDTAKLHLGRLIDMDYAYINGKQVGHTSYQYPPRKYDFDAKLLNKGENEIVVRLVNNGGPTGFVKDKSYQLILDKDTLDITGTWKFKQAAVAPNTPGQTFIRWKPGGLYNAMIAPLKNFKLKGVLWYQGESDSSNPELYSKTFPKMIENWRKHLGDTKLPFVLVQLPNFMEETTGPQESNWAEFREVQRNANLNIANTGMAVTIDLGEWNDIHPLNKKDVGERLALEARKIIYGEEDIISSGPAPSNWKTENGTVIIDFENLSSGWKFKGEDKPTGFIISEDGKTFYKAQVEVLDDDTLKIYNTEVKNPGVVRYAWANNPGDANLYNKEDLPAVPFEIELTKEK; this is encoded by the coding sequence ATGAAAATCTCCAATTTTAAAAATATATTTCTGGTTCTATTAATCACAAGTGTAGGAAATACATTTGCACAGGTGAAGCTTCCGAAATTAATAAGTGATAACGCTATTTTACAAAGAGGGACCGAGCTTAAATTATGGGGTTGGGCTTCCGAGAATGAAAAAGTAACTTTACACTTTAAGGAAAACCAATTTGAAACCACAGCAAATAAGGAAGGTAAATGGGAGATTTTATTACCTGAGCAGGAAGCAGGAGGCCCATATACTATGAGCTTTGAAGCATCAAATACTGTTGATGTGAAAAATGTTTTGTTTGGTGACGTATATCTATGTTCCGGGCAATCTAATATGGAATTGCCTATGAGTCGTCTGGCAGATACTTATTCTGAAGAAATTAAAAATGCAGATAATTCAAAAATCAGACAATTTGAGGTGCCTGATGAGTACGAGTTTTCTAAGGAAAATGAGGATTTTTCCTCAGGATCCTGGAAAGAAGTAAATAAAGAAAACATACTTGAATTTTCTGGAGTTGCTTACTTTTTTGCAAAGTCGATTTTTAAAGAAAAAAATGTGCCTGTTGGTTTGATCAATTCGGCACTGGGTGGTTCCCCGGTTTCAGCCTGGATGGATAAAGAAGCATTAAAGGAATTCCCTGATTTTTATGATGAACACTTAAAATGGGCGAACCAGGATTATATAGATTCTGTATCAACTGCAGAGCAACAAGCTATAAATAATTGGTATGGTGAATTGGATAAAAAAGATACCGGTTTAAAGGAAGAATGGTTTAAAAGCGAAGTGGATAAATCTTCATGGAAAGAAGTTGAGGTTCCCGGCTTTGTTTCAGAAGAAGATAGAAGTGATAGTGCCGGGGTAGCCTGGTTTTCAAAAAAAGTAAATATTTCCCAATTGCCGGATTCTGATACCGCAAAATTACATTTGGGAAGGTTAATAGATATGGATTATGCCTATATAAACGGAAAACAAGTAGGACACACCAGTTATCAATATCCACCAAGGAAATATGATTTTGATGCAAAGCTTTTAAATAAAGGAGAAAATGAGATTGTTGTTCGTTTGGTTAACAACGGCGGCCCCACGGGTTTCGTAAAAGACAAATCCTATCAATTAATCTTAGATAAAGACACCCTTGATATTACCGGAACCTGGAAATTTAAACAGGCAGCTGTGGCACCAAATACTCCCGGGCAAACTTTTATTAGATGGAAACCGGGCGGACTTTATAACGCGATGATTGCTCCTTTAAAGAATTTTAAATTAAAAGGTGTTTTATGGTACCAGGGCGAATCTGATTCCAGCAACCCGGAACTTTATTCCAAAACTTTTCCAAAAATGATAGAAAACTGGCGTAAACATTTAGGTGATACTAAGCTTCCGTTTGTTTTAGTACAGCTTCCTAATTTTATGGAAGAAACCACAGGCCCCCAGGAAAGTAATTGGGCAGAATTTAGAGAAGTTCAAAGAAATGCAAATTTAAATATTGCAAATACTGGAATGGCAGTTACCATAGACCTTGGGGAATGGAATGATATTCACCCTTTAAATAAAAAGGATGTGGGTGAACGGCTTGCATTAGAAGCAAGGAAGATTATTTATGGAGAAGAGGATATAATTAGTTCGGGTCCTGCTCCCTCAAATTGGAAAACTGAAAACGGAACCGTAATAATAGATTTTGAAAACCTTAGCTCAGGTTGGAAGTTTAAAGGAGAAGATAAGCCCACTGGTTTTATCATTTCTGAAGATGGCAAAACTTTTTATAAGGCTCAGGTTGAAGTGTTGGATGATGATACTTTGAAGATCTATAATACAGAAGTGAAAAATCCAGGTGTTGTAAGATATGCCTGGGCAAATAATCCCGGGGATGCCAATCTTTATAATAAAGAAGATTTACCGGCAGTCCCGTTTGAAATAGAATTAACTAAAGAAAAATAA
- a CDS encoding NUDIX domain-containing protein: MKNPLPFLPTNDLLESEVMSSITIDCCVFSFEKGSLEVLLVQHGEGISKGKWGLPGGWIKKEEDVDVAADRLLSELTGVNDIYLEQVKTFGKPDRFPLGRVITVGYYALINREDFNVKAGFTASEAKWYRVKDIPDLIYDHNEILQATLTRLRGKVKRAPIGFNLLPEKFTLLQLMQLYTEILDVEMDKSNFRRKFLKMKLLQDVGDKQQGVSHRAAKLYKFDEEIYKNLTRKGFNFEF, from the coding sequence ATGAAAAACCCCTTGCCCTTTCTCCCAACAAATGATCTTTTGGAATCTGAAGTGATGAGTTCCATTACCATTGACTGTTGTGTTTTTAGCTTTGAAAAGGGAAGCCTGGAAGTTTTATTAGTACAGCATGGGGAAGGTATTAGTAAAGGAAAATGGGGATTACCCGGTGGATGGATAAAAAAGGAAGAAGATGTAGACGTAGCCGCAGATAGGTTGCTATCTGAGCTTACAGGGGTAAACGATATTTATTTGGAACAGGTGAAAACTTTTGGTAAGCCAGATAGATTTCCCTTAGGTCGGGTTATTACCGTAGGTTATTATGCCCTTATAAATAGGGAGGATTTTAATGTGAAAGCTGGCTTTACAGCCTCAGAGGCTAAATGGTATCGGGTAAAGGATATTCCAGATCTTATTTATGATCATAATGAAATTTTGCAAGCCACGCTAACCCGTTTGCGGGGAAAAGTAAAACGTGCTCCTATTGGTTTTAACCTATTACCAGAAAAATTTACGTTACTTCAATTAATGCAGTTATATACAGAGATACTGGATGTTGAAATGGATAAAAGCAATTTCAGAAGAAAGTTTTTGAAAATGAAACTTCTGCAAGATGTAGGGGATAAACAGCAAGGGGTTTCGCACAGAGCTGCAAAATTATACAAGTTTGACGAGGAGATTTATAAAAATCTAACCCGGAAGGGCTTCAACTTTGAATTTTAA
- a CDS encoding transketolase family protein → MKTYTDTGKKDTRSGFGAGLTELGRTNPNVVALCADLVGSLKMQDFIDENPERFFQTGIAEANMMGMAAGLTIGGKIPFAGTFANFATGRVYDQIRQSIAYSGKNVKICASHSGVTLGEDGATHQILEDIGLMKMLPGMTVINTCDFNQTKAATLAIAEHDGPVYLRFGRPKVANFTAEGQKFEIGKAVQLYEGEDVTIIATGHLVWEAIQAAQKLAEKGISADVINIHTIKPLDAEAIIKSVKKTGCVVTAEEHNFLGGLGESVARTLAENNPAPQEFVATQDTFGESGTPEQLFEKYGLNSEAILKAAQKVIKRK, encoded by the coding sequence ATGAAAACATATACAGATACAGGAAAAAAAGATACCCGTTCCGGTTTTGGTGCGGGACTTACCGAGCTTGGCAGAACCAATCCTAATGTGGTAGCACTTTGTGCCGACCTTGTAGGATCGCTTAAAATGCAGGATTTTATTGATGAAAATCCAGAGCGTTTTTTCCAGACAGGAATTGCTGAAGCCAATATGATGGGAATGGCCGCCGGCCTCACCATAGGCGGGAAAATTCCTTTTGCCGGGACCTTCGCCAATTTTGCAACTGGAAGGGTTTACGACCAGATTCGTCAATCTATCGCCTATTCAGGAAAAAATGTAAAGATTTGTGCTTCACATTCGGGAGTAACTTTGGGAGAGGACGGGGCAACCCACCAAATTCTTGAAGATATAGGTCTTATGAAAATGTTACCGGGAATGACGGTAATCAATACCTGCGATTTTAACCAGACCAAAGCAGCCACTTTAGCGATCGCTGAGCACGATGGCCCGGTTTACCTAAGATTCGGAAGACCAAAAGTAGCTAATTTCACCGCAGAAGGTCAAAAGTTTGAAATAGGGAAAGCTGTTCAACTTTATGAAGGAGAAGATGTGACTATAATTGCTACCGGCCACCTAGTTTGGGAAGCGATACAGGCAGCACAAAAGCTTGCAGAAAAAGGAATTAGTGCCGATGTGATTAACATCCACACCATAAAACCTTTAGATGCAGAAGCCATTATCAAATCGGTTAAGAAAACAGGTTGTGTAGTAACTGCCGAAGAGCATAACTTCCTTGGCGGACTTGGAGAAAGTGTAGCCCGTACTTTAGCCGAGAATAATCCTGCACCGCAAGAATTTGTGGCCACTCAGGATACTTTTGGTGAAAGCGGAACACCAGAACAATTATTTGAAAAATATGGTTTAAATTCTGAGGCTATTTTAAAAGCAGCTCAAAAAGTAATTAAGAGGAAGTAG
- a CDS encoding TonB-dependent receptor: MINFLCNGLFLKPLQTYVSVLMCFTCLSSFGQNAITGTVTDEDGPVLGVTVMVKDTNNGVVTDFDGNYSINNVPSDGILVFSFVGYITQEVNVNDRTEIDITLKSDVSSLDEVVVVGYGTMKRSDVTGAMVSVSEEAIQESVPTTVDQVLQGRAAGVQIQQNSGAPGASSSIRIRGISSITGSNEPIFVIDGVIVDSNTGQTGQNAFASINPADIVSIDILKDASATAIYGSRAANGVILITTRRGKNGEATINLNSYIGYQEIPKQLDLLNLQEYAIHKNTRADLDIVQRDPEFIRPELLGEGTDWQDEMFTRAMMQSHNLSITGGNEKTNYAMNVGYLDQEGIALGSSFNRLNLRGTVDSQLKDYLKTGINFAFNNINQNTTFSDQALILTALRQTPNVAVRNSEGTFDGPVTDEFVQNNPVGLATIRENRNESAGIRANTFAEIEFIEGLKLRSEYSIDYGVSNGYTFNPSYQFGALVNDIREGTRAKNYNKYFNVRNVLTYDRTFNKHSINAILGQEYQESFFESLSGFRSGYLTNGATDLNAGDATTARNSNASFNSALSSYFARSFYSFDDRYLLTATIRYDGSSKFAEENRWGWFPSAAFAWKISNEEFLEDHEYINNLKLRLGYGAVGNQSVPDYAFTSIYGASATPFGAGLLAANTANPDLQWETTYSSNIGLDLNMFNNRLEFIADVYYKKTEDLLLLAPYPDYSGTTGVGATSAPYVNIGSLENKGVELTLNTYNIDRDDFSWNSNLVFTLNRNKVLALATETGILNRTLQQGSDITIVTRTAVGKPIGQFYGYKVIGRFEDATDFYYRNEEGEVVPTALPEDMEIGENGVWIGDYIFDDVNNDGVINEQDRDYIGNPLPDFSFGIGNSFSYKGFDLNIQLSGQYGNEVVNYQRRFLENPRENTNLLQSALGYAELGLIDPNGPNDYRNIEVVGGDPYMARIAASSAASTSNFRYSDKFLEDGSYLRIQNISFGYNFPRDFIEQFGLQNMKLYTNLQNLYTFTKYSGFDPEIGSINQDALLTGIDNGRYPSPRIYTLGLNVNF, translated from the coding sequence ATGATAAATTTTTTATGCAACGGTTTATTTCTAAAACCCCTTCAAACTTACGTAAGTGTTCTTATGTGTTTTACTTGTTTAAGTTCATTTGGGCAAAACGCCATTACGGGTACTGTTACAGATGAAGATGGACCAGTTCTGGGAGTAACTGTTATGGTAAAAGACACCAATAATGGTGTGGTTACAGATTTTGATGGTAATTACTCTATTAATAATGTTCCTTCTGATGGAATACTCGTTTTTAGTTTCGTGGGATATATAACGCAGGAGGTGAATGTTAACGATAGGACAGAAATTGATATTACCTTAAAATCAGACGTCTCTTCATTAGATGAAGTTGTAGTAGTGGGTTATGGTACAATGAAAAGGAGCGATGTTACCGGTGCAATGGTTTCTGTGTCTGAGGAAGCTATTCAAGAATCTGTTCCCACAACGGTAGATCAAGTATTACAAGGTCGTGCCGCGGGGGTACAAATACAGCAAAACAGTGGTGCTCCTGGAGCTAGTTCTTCAATCCGCATTCGCGGTATAAGTTCAATAACTGGTTCCAATGAACCAATTTTTGTGATAGATGGGGTTATTGTTGATAGCAATACCGGGCAAACAGGCCAGAACGCGTTTGCTTCTATTAATCCTGCAGATATTGTTTCCATAGATATCCTAAAAGACGCATCTGCTACTGCTATTTATGGCTCCAGGGCAGCTAATGGTGTTATTCTTATTACAACCAGGAGAGGTAAAAATGGGGAAGCTACAATTAACCTAAATAGTTATATCGGCTATCAAGAGATTCCGAAACAGTTAGATCTTCTTAACCTTCAGGAATATGCAATACATAAGAACACCAGAGCCGATTTGGATATCGTTCAGAGAGATCCGGAATTTATTCGTCCAGAGTTATTGGGCGAGGGAACTGACTGGCAGGATGAAATGTTTACAAGAGCTATGATGCAAAGTCATAATTTATCTATTACCGGTGGTAATGAGAAAACAAATTATGCCATGAACGTAGGTTATTTGGATCAAGAAGGTATAGCGTTAGGTTCTTCATTTAACCGATTAAACCTAAGGGGAACTGTGGACTCCCAGCTAAAAGATTATTTAAAGACAGGAATAAATTTTGCTTTCAACAATATAAATCAAAATACAACCTTTTCTGACCAAGCCTTAATTCTTACAGCGTTAAGACAAACTCCTAATGTTGCTGTGCGTAATTCTGAAGGCACATTTGATGGACCTGTTACAGATGAATTCGTACAAAATAACCCGGTTGGACTCGCAACAATTAGGGAAAACCGAAATGAGAGTGCAGGAATTAGAGCGAATACATTTGCTGAGATTGAATTTATAGAAGGGCTAAAATTAAGATCTGAATATTCTATAGATTATGGCGTTTCAAATGGCTATACCTTTAATCCTTCCTATCAGTTTGGAGCACTTGTCAACGATATTAGGGAAGGGACTAGGGCAAAAAATTACAATAAATATTTTAATGTAAGGAATGTTTTAACCTATGATCGAACTTTTAATAAGCATAGTATTAATGCCATCCTGGGACAGGAATATCAGGAATCATTTTTTGAAAGTCTTTCCGGGTTTCGCTCTGGTTATTTAACCAATGGAGCTACCGATTTAAATGCAGGTGATGCTACAACGGCAAGAAATTCTAATGCGAGTTTTAATAGTGCTCTTAGTTCTTATTTTGCAAGAAGCTTTTACTCTTTTGATGATAGATATTTATTGACCGCAACTATTAGGTACGATGGGTCTTCTAAATTTGCGGAAGAGAATCGCTGGGGCTGGTTTCCTTCTGCTGCATTTGCGTGGAAGATTTCAAATGAAGAATTTCTTGAAGACCATGAGTACATCAATAATTTGAAATTGCGTTTAGGTTATGGAGCAGTAGGTAATCAGAGTGTTCCTGATTATGCCTTTACTTCAATTTATGGAGCATCTGCTACACCATTTGGCGCGGGACTGCTAGCGGCAAATACAGCAAACCCCGATTTACAATGGGAAACAACCTATTCAAGTAATATAGGTTTGGATTTGAATATGTTTAATAACCGACTGGAATTTATTGCCGATGTTTATTACAAGAAAACCGAAGATTTATTGCTTCTAGCCCCATATCCCGATTATTCTGGAACTACTGGGGTAGGTGCTACATCAGCTCCATATGTGAATATTGGTTCGCTTGAAAATAAAGGTGTTGAACTAACTTTGAATACTTATAATATAGATAGAGATGATTTCTCCTGGAATTCTAATCTTGTATTTACATTAAATAGAAATAAAGTATTGGCTCTGGCAACTGAAACGGGTATTTTAAACAGAACCCTTCAACAAGGATCAGACATCACAATTGTTACTAGAACTGCAGTTGGAAAGCCTATCGGCCAGTTTTATGGCTATAAAGTAATTGGCCGTTTTGAAGATGCTACAGACTTTTATTACAGGAATGAGGAGGGGGAAGTGGTTCCTACTGCGTTGCCTGAAGATATGGAAATTGGAGAAAATGGAGTATGGATTGGAGATTATATTTTTGATGATGTTAATAACGATGGTGTTATAAACGAGCAGGACCGGGACTATATTGGAAATCCACTACCAGATTTTAGCTTTGGTATAGGTAATTCCTTTAGCTATAAGGGCTTTGATCTAAATATCCAACTTTCAGGACAATATGGTAATGAGGTTGTTAATTATCAGAGACGATTCTTAGAAAATCCCAGGGAGAACACTAACCTATTGCAGTCAGCCCTTGGTTACGCTGAATTGGGACTTATAGACCCTAATGGCCCTAACGATTATCGTAATATTGAAGTTGTGGGTGGAGATCCATATATGGCAAGAATAGCAGCTTCTTCAGCAGCTTCCACTTCCAACTTTAGGTATAGTGATAAATTTCTTGAAGATGGTTCTTATTTGCGAATACAGAACATTTCTTTTGGATATAATTTTCCGCGTGATTTCATTGAGCAGTTTGGTTTGCAAAATATGAAGCTATACACGAACCTTCAAAATTTATACACATTTACAAAATACTCAGGCTTTGATCCTGAAATAGGATCGATTAACCAGGATGCTCTTCTTACGGGTATAGATAACGGTCGTTATCCTTCACCTCGTATTTATACCCTGGGATTAAACGTAAACTTTTAA
- a CDS encoding sugar porter family MFS transporter codes for MSNFNKSGIVLITIVASLGGLLFGYDTAVISGAVGALEDYFVGALETDKELAVSAIFQFKVIISICVLALVILFSSFLLKFFSKRKAFTIIGLFVLIGGAAFYFYFLNLPGVLTENLKNSILGFMVSSALVGCIIGASLGDNVANSLGRRNGLLVAAALFVLSAIGSAYPDTMNIFFGDSLSAFIVYRIVGGMGVGLASMLAPLYIAEMAPPKIRGKLVSFYQLAIVSGMMVVYFVNYFIVQGQPESWINTIGWRYMFLSEAIPATIFFLALLLVPKTPRFQVMKGNDQNALKVLSNLNGPEKAPGVLAEIKKSFGKKKAHWLYFGGTVVIIGLLLSIFQQFVGINVVLYYAPEIFRGMGMETDASMLQTIIVGAINMIFTVVAISTVDKFGRKKLMMIGSAVMALSMIGLGFALYLETTGITALMFMLFYIAAFAMSWGPVVWVLLSEIFPNSIKGVMAVAVAIQWLANLMVSWTFPMMNNNTELIALFNNGFPYWIYGIMAILSGLFIWKFVPETKGRTLEEMEHIWASK; via the coding sequence ATGTCAAATTTCAATAAAAGTGGGATTGTTTTAATCACCATAGTTGCCAGCCTTGGGGGTTTACTTTTTGGTTATGACACCGCCGTTATTTCTGGGGCTGTAGGAGCCCTCGAAGATTATTTTGTAGGAGCTTTAGAAACCGACAAGGAGTTAGCAGTTTCAGCTATTTTTCAATTTAAAGTGATTATCAGCATCTGTGTATTGGCACTTGTCATTTTATTTAGTTCGTTTCTTCTCAAATTCTTTAGTAAAAGGAAAGCTTTTACTATCATTGGCCTTTTTGTTTTAATAGGAGGAGCGGCTTTCTATTTTTACTTTCTAAATCTACCGGGAGTATTAACAGAAAACTTAAAAAATTCAATCCTTGGCTTTATGGTAAGTAGTGCCCTGGTTGGCTGTATTATAGGGGCTTCACTGGGTGATAATGTTGCAAATTCACTGGGTCGCCGTAATGGCTTGTTAGTAGCGGCTGCGCTTTTTGTACTTTCAGCTATAGGTTCTGCATATCCAGATACCATGAATATCTTTTTTGGGGATTCCCTTTCAGCCTTTATTGTTTACAGGATTGTAGGAGGAATGGGAGTTGGTTTGGCAAGTATGCTAGCACCGCTTTATATTGCTGAAATGGCACCGCCTAAAATACGCGGTAAACTGGTTAGTTTTTATCAACTAGCTATTGTAAGTGGGATGATGGTAGTTTATTTTGTTAACTATTTTATCGTTCAGGGTCAACCAGAAAGCTGGATAAATACTATCGGGTGGAGGTATATGTTTCTTTCGGAAGCAATTCCCGCGACTATTTTCTTTCTCGCCTTATTATTAGTTCCTAAAACCCCAAGGTTCCAGGTGATGAAAGGGAATGACCAAAATGCACTTAAAGTTCTTAGCAATTTGAACGGGCCAGAAAAAGCCCCCGGTGTTTTAGCTGAGATCAAAAAATCTTTTGGTAAGAAAAAAGCACACTGGCTCTATTTTGGGGGCACGGTGGTTATTATAGGCTTGTTACTATCCATATTTCAACAATTTGTTGGGATTAATGTAGTACTATATTATGCCCCCGAAATTTTCAGGGGAATGGGTATGGAGACCGATGCATCTATGCTACAAACAATTATTGTAGGGGCCATTAATATGATCTTTACCGTAGTAGCGATTTCTACTGTAGATAAGTTTGGACGTAAAAAATTAATGATGATAGGTAGTGCCGTTATGGCGCTTAGCATGATTGGACTTGGTTTTGCCTTATATCTGGAAACCACCGGTATTACTGCCTTAATGTTTATGCTTTTTTATATCGCCGCTTTCGCTATGTCCTGGGGTCCTGTAGTTTGGGTATTACTTTCAGAAATTTTCCCAAATTCTATAAAAGGTGTTATGGCTGTTGCCGTCGCAATACAATGGCTTGCGAATTTAATGGTTTCATGGACCTTCCCAATGATGAATAATAATACTGAATTAATTGCTTTATTCAATAATGGATTTCCATACTGGATATACGGGATAATGGCGATTCTTTCTGGCTTGTTTATTTGGAAATTTGTGCCAGAAACCAAAGGAAGAACCCTGGAAGAAATGGAACATATTTGGGCATCAAAATAA